In Priestia megaterium NBRC 15308 = ATCC 14581, the following proteins share a genomic window:
- the fabD gene encoding ACP S-malonyltransferase gives MGKIAFIFPGQGSQTVGMGKDLYDGTEEAKKLIHMADEALGFNLSNIIFEGPQEELTLTYHAQPALLATSTMLLEAFKTSGITPDFVAGHSLGEYSALVAAEVLSFKDAVVAVHKRGRYMDEAVPAGQGTMAAVLGMSAEDLEAVTAQITSEGDAVQLANINCPGQIVISGTVNGVEKAGALAKEKGAKRVIPLVVSGPFHSSLMKPAAEKLRDTLETVGFSDAKVPVIANVTAKPVTDSQDIQNKLVEQLYSPVRWEETVETLLAEGVDTFVEIGPGKVLSGLVKKVNRRAAVYAVNDLTSLKSTIDALKGGE, from the coding sequence ATGGGGAAAATTGCTTTTATCTTTCCAGGCCAAGGGTCACAAACTGTTGGTATGGGAAAAGATTTATATGATGGAACAGAAGAAGCGAAAAAGCTGATTCATATGGCTGACGAAGCTTTAGGATTCAATCTTTCAAACATTATTTTTGAAGGGCCTCAAGAAGAATTGACTTTAACTTATCACGCTCAACCTGCTCTTTTAGCAACGAGTACAATGCTGCTTGAAGCATTTAAAACGAGCGGAATTACACCCGATTTTGTTGCGGGTCACAGTCTAGGAGAATACAGTGCGCTTGTGGCTGCTGAGGTTTTATCGTTTAAAGATGCCGTGGTTGCTGTTCACAAAAGAGGTCGCTATATGGACGAAGCTGTACCAGCAGGTCAAGGTACAATGGCAGCAGTGCTTGGCATGTCAGCGGAAGATTTAGAAGCCGTTACCGCTCAAATTACAAGCGAAGGCGACGCTGTTCAGCTTGCAAATATTAACTGTCCGGGTCAAATTGTTATTTCAGGTACGGTAAATGGCGTAGAAAAAGCTGGAGCTCTTGCCAAAGAAAAAGGGGCAAAACGCGTGATTCCTCTAGTGGTAAGCGGTCCGTTCCACTCTAGTTTAATGAAGCCAGCTGCTGAAAAACTACGTGATACGCTAGAAACAGTGGGTTTTAGCGATGCGAAGGTTCCAGTTATAGCAAACGTAACAGCAAAGCCGGTTACTGACAGTCAAGATATTCAAAACAAGCTAGTGGAACAACTGTATTCTCCAGTGAGATGGGAAGAAACAGTTGAAACACTTCTTGCAGAAGGTGTAGATACATTTGTTGAAATTGGACCGGGAAAAGTATTATCAGGTCTTGTGAAAAAAGTAAATCGCCGTGCGGCTGTGTATGCTGTTAATGATCTTACATCATTAAAATCAACGATTGACGCACTAAAAGGGGGAGAATAA
- the plsX gene encoding phosphate acyltransferase PlsX, with the protein MKLAIDAMGGDHAPKAIIEGVEKATAQFKELHITLIGNETEIKKYLTNSDRISIIHTEETIDATDEPVRAVRRKKQASMVLMANEVAEGRADACISAGNTGALMTAGLFIVGRIKGIERPALAPTLPTLDGKGFLMLDVGANVDAKPEHLLQYAVMGSVYAEKVRGIQAPRVGLLNIGTEDKKGNDLTKQAFQLLKNADLNFVGNVESRDLLNGVADVVVTDGFTGNMTLKSIEGTALSLFSMIKQELMSTLKSKLAAAVLKPQLQGLKAKMDYSEYGGAGLFGLHAPVIKAHGSSDANAVFSAIKQAVNMVENNVSSTIQKAIEQTANEEKER; encoded by the coding sequence ATGAAACTAGCTATTGATGCAATGGGCGGAGATCATGCACCGAAAGCCATTATTGAAGGTGTAGAAAAAGCTACTGCTCAATTTAAAGAATTACATATTACGTTAATTGGAAACGAAACAGAAATAAAAAAATATTTAACAAATTCAGATCGTATTTCGATTATTCATACAGAAGAAACCATTGATGCAACTGATGAGCCAGTGCGAGCTGTGCGCCGCAAAAAACAAGCATCTATGGTATTAATGGCAAATGAAGTAGCCGAAGGTCGTGCTGACGCTTGTATTTCAGCAGGAAATACAGGGGCGTTAATGACAGCGGGACTTTTTATTGTAGGTCGCATCAAAGGCATTGAACGTCCAGCACTTGCTCCGACGCTTCCGACACTAGATGGAAAAGGGTTTTTAATGCTAGACGTTGGTGCAAACGTTGATGCCAAGCCTGAACATTTGCTCCAGTACGCTGTGATGGGGTCTGTGTATGCCGAAAAAGTACGCGGCATTCAAGCTCCTAGAGTGGGACTGCTGAACATTGGAACTGAGGATAAAAAAGGAAACGATTTAACAAAGCAAGCCTTTCAGCTACTAAAAAATGCTGATCTTAATTTTGTAGGCAACGTGGAATCCCGTGATTTGCTAAACGGCGTAGCGGATGTGGTTGTAACAGATGGTTTTACAGGGAATATGACTCTTAAGAGCATTGAAGGAACGGCGCTTTCCTTGTTTTCTATGATTAAACAAGAATTAATGAGCACGTTAAAAAGCAAGTTAGCTGCAGCAGTGCTAAAGCCTCAGCTGCAGGGGTTAAAAGCGAAAATGGATTACAGTGAATATGGAGGCGCAGGGCTGTTTGGATTGCATGCGCCTGTTATCAAAGCGCACGGTTCGTCGGATGCGAATGCAGTATTTAGCGCGATTAAGCAAGCTGTGAATATGGTGGAAAACAATGTGTCTTCCACTATTCAAAAAGCAATCGAACAAACTGCTAATGAAGAAAAGGAGAGATAA
- the fapR gene encoding transcription factor FapR — MKRSKKERQHLLKTTIEENPFITDEELADRFSVSVQTIRLDRLELSIPELRERIKHVASKQLDEEVRSLPIEEVIGEVIDIELDQSAISIFDVKTEHVFQRNQIARGHHLFAQANSLAVAVINNELALTADASIRYHRPVKLHERVIAKAKVLSTSEVRTTVEVNSYVGQEQVFSGTFKMYRSTKDK; from the coding sequence ATGAAGCGCAGTAAAAAAGAAAGACAGCATCTATTAAAAACGACAATTGAAGAAAACCCATTTATTACGGATGAAGAACTAGCAGACCGTTTTTCAGTGAGCGTTCAAACAATTCGATTAGACCGCCTAGAGTTGTCGATTCCTGAACTGCGAGAACGTATTAAGCATGTAGCTTCAAAACAACTAGACGAGGAAGTGCGTTCGCTTCCGATTGAAGAAGTAATTGGAGAAGTTATCGACATTGAACTAGATCAATCAGCGATATCTATTTTTGATGTGAAAACAGAGCATGTGTTTCAGCGTAATCAAATCGCTCGTGGTCACCACCTTTTTGCGCAAGCTAATTCGTTAGCTGTCGCTGTTATTAACAATGAACTAGCGCTCACAGCAGATGCGTCGATCCGTTATCATCGCCCTGTTAAGCTTCATGAACGAGTGATAGCAAAAGCGAAAGTTCTGTCAACTAGTGAAGTGCGAACCACCGTTGAGGTAAACAGCTATGTAGGGCAAGAGCAAGTGTTCTCTGGCACTTTTAAAATGTATCGTTCTACAAAGGATAAATAA